GCTAAGTGAAAAGGAACGGCGGAAAGCAAGCATTTGTCGTGTGTATGCGTATGTGGGGAACAATGTCATGATATCCTGTAGTCACGGAGAGGGAACGCTCCGGGCCCGAAACTCAGAAAGCATCCGGCAGCCGTAATATCTCTTTATTCCAATAACGCCGTCATAAAACCCCTTTCAGGACAGTGTATATGTGAAAGCTCATCATTCACTCGACATCTGCATCCATCGCATCCGCCTCGGCTGCCTGCACCAGCGTAGGGTCCAGAAGCGGCCCTTCCAGCGGCCGGGCATTGCGCGGCCACACCCGCTTGTACAAGCTGACACCGATTGTGTCCTGCGGGTTGATCCGCCCGTCGAACGTGGCCTTGAAGTACCCGTGGGTGCCGAGCGGCTCCTTGATGTacccgctgcggccgcgctTGGTccacagcggcagcgccttgAACCACTCGACGTCCTCACGGTTGAAGAACATGTACCGGATGGTGACGATCTTCTTGTGGATGTGGTAGGGATGCCCGGTGAGGATGGCCCGCTTGGCGATGACACGGGACGTCGACGGTGGCAGCGTGGTTCCCGTGGCAACGAGGGTCAGGGGAAGAGTGGGTCCCTgtccttcctcctcgtcttccaTTTCCGCTCCAGCACTCGGAACGGTCCGCTTGAAGAAGAGCGCCGGCACAGAGCCCCATGTGACTGGGCCCATGAACGTCGCTACGGCGGACTGCCCCGGATGCAAGTAGCGGCAGTACTTGTGGACATTGTTGGGCGTGGTGCCACCTTGCGAAAACAAGGGGTTGATGACGAACCGGCGGGGGCCGTACTGAACGATCAgctcctccttcgccttgATCGACGACGGGAAATCGGAGCTGAGGTTGATTAGGACGTTGACCGCTGTTCGCTTCTGCTCGTGCCTCAGGAGCGAGAAAAGGGTAACCGGCCTGCTCGGGTTGTACGACTTTTGGATCGCTACAGGCACGCCTTTGACGTAGACGTGGACGCGCGTCCCGGGagccacgccgccgaccaAGGCCTCGCGCGCAGCTCGGATCCGCGATGCTTTGTAGTCCGGGATGCGCAACAGCCGCTGCCACTCCTCCGGCTCAAACGCGCgatcctcgtcctccagcCACGGGCTTGTCCTCAGGCTCTTGAGACCCCTGTATTTGGCCAGCCTTTCGCGGGCCAGCACCTTCGGGTGAAGCTCGATCTCGTCGGGGAATTCCAAGTCATCTTCGGCCTCCGTTCTCTTGCTCTTCCGGTACGCCTCCAGCGCCCTGGCGTCTTCGTCCTCATCGGGCTCGATGAAGGCTACGGACTGAGGGTACTCGGACGGCCCAGCCTCCGTCATGGCGTCCCCAGCGAGACCCTCCATTCCGTCTTCCGGCCgcgcttcttcctctccctcGGCGTCTTGCATGTCGTAATCTTCCAAATCGGAGCCCGAGTCCGAcacgtcctcgtcggccaaGAACCATGCGGCTTGGTACTTGGATGTACCTTTGGGAAGTTTCTTCGGCATGGGAAGTTCCTCGACCCGGTCGTCGTCCGAGAAGTAGTGATGGTCATCCAGCAACACACCCTTCCTGGATGTTGTCACGGTTGTAGCAGCATCCATGTCCTCGTCACCATCCCCCatggccgcctcctccggcgcAAGGTCGTCGAGGGTATCCCGCTCTTCGGTCGGGAGCTCGAGcgtctcctcctcggcgccgtcctccACATTCATCGTGTCCTCGCCTTTCCTTTTCCGCGTCGCaagcggcgccgccgtaATTTTTTCGATCTGGAAAGTTCCCCAATCGCCCACTTGCACCAACCTGTCCGCCTTCAAGCCCCTGCCCCTGACGACACCGGTCAGGATGGTGGGCGCCAAGCCCGAGGTCGCCCACTGGATGTCCTCGACCAGCATCCAGCTTCGCTCATCCCTCCAGCGGACGCCCTTGGGCGTAGTGCTGCACAGAGACCGCATCAAGTTCGCGCATTCTTGACGGTTGTCGAGACTGTAGATCTTCTCTTGTTCGGGGTGAAAGTGTGTGATGTATGACTTGAGGGACGAGACCACCGACAGCCGCTGCTTGGCCGGCTCGATCTTGTTCAGCCCCTGGACAACCGTGAAGAGGGTCGACATGCCTTGGCCTTCGACGCTCCGCAAAATCAGCTCGCCAAGGTCATCGACCTCCACCTCGGCCGAGAGCACGAGGACGATAAAGTCGGCGACCCGCGCAGCATCCAGACACGCAGTAAGGTCCCTGCTGAGCGGGACATACTGCAGCTTCTGCTTGAACCTGTCCACGGGCACTCGGAAGCACCCATCGTGCACCTCGGCTTCAATGTCGACACTCCCGTTCAGGCTCCGGatagcggcggcggcgtccgagTCGGCGCAGAGCGGGATGACGGCGACGTTTCGGGGGGCTCCGTCCTTTCCAGCAAAGATGGACGCCTCCTTCTGGTGTTCGCGGGCCTTCTCCAGCTGCCTCTGCTTGGCCTGGTTTCGCCGGTCGAGCTTCGACATGACTTGCTGGTGCGGCGTCTTGCGCTGTCCCTTTTCGCCTGAGATCCGGCCTGAACGAGTCGAAGAAGGTCAGCACCGACCGAGACTTGTTTGGTTTGTTTGTTGGACCGCATTTGCAATCAACGGTCTGCGTGAGCCATACCCTTGGCCGCATTTCGCAGCTGGCCCTTGGTTGCCTTCCGTGACTTGAACGGCTTGTGCGTTGTCTTGGTCGTGGGCCTGTGCGAGTGCCCGCTGCCAACGGCGCCCGGCATCTttccgtcgccgccggctttAAATCGGTAGGGAAGGGACGCCACTTTGGTCAGGATCCAGACGGCAACCGGTGGAGGTACACAAGATCCCAGGTTGAGATTTACAGGCAAACTTGAAGGGGGAACAGCGAGGGGCGGTGATGGCGGGGCAGTGGTTCTTGGGCCCTTTTTTTCCACCTGTGTGCATATCTTATCGCGTCTTGTGCGACCAATCAGCAACCAGGACTGGAACTTTTTAGTGGGCCCATCCTAAAAATGTCGGACGCCAGTGCTCTTGACTTGCGATCGGCTGCTTGCTATGCTACCAGTGCCGGCCGTTCCCCCCAATTGTACCATTAACGCTCGACACCATGGACACAACAGACACCAACGACGCGCCCCTGGCTAGGGTCGAACAGCCCAACGGGGCTCTGGCCGTCAACAATGCGCGCACCGAGTTCCGGTCCAGAGCCGAGATTGATCGCATCCGCCGCCTCAAGCAGGCGCAGCTAGCCtacggccgcggccgccgcatcGACGTCAAGAGCGTCAAGGACAAGAAATTGCGGCGCAATCTCAACAACCTCGAGAACAAGTACAAGACGGCGGCCTtgaaggccaaggaggccgagatccTGCTCGAGAACTCGTCCGGCTTCCTAGAGCCCGAGACAGAACTCGAGCGGACCTACAGGGTGCGCCAGGATGACATCCAGAAGGAGGTCGCCATCGAGGTGGCGCAGAAGAAGTTCGAGCTGAAGCTCGATGCGCTTGGCCCCTATGTGTGCGAGTACAGCAGGAACGGGCGGGATCTGATCTTGGCGGGGCGGAAAGGCCATGTCGCGACCATGGACTGGCGGGAGGGCAAGCTTGGCTGCGAGCTGCAGCTGGGTGAGACGGTCCGGGATGCCCGCTTCCTGCACAACAACCAATTCTTCGCGGTGGCTCAGAAGAAGTACGTTTACATATACGATGCCAACGGCGTCGAGATCCACTGCTTGAGAAAGCACGTCGAGGTCTCGCACATGGAGTTTCTTCCCTACCACTTCCTCCTAGCGACTTTGGTAAGTGCCACAAAGGGATATTGGAAAACGGCCATAATTGACGTCCCCGCAGAGCATAAGCGGTCAGTTAAAGTACCAAGACACATCCACCGGTCAAATCGTCGCCGAGATCCCGACCAAACTTGGAACGCCCGTCTCCCTAACGCAGAACCCGTATAACGCCATCCTACACATCGGCCAGCAGAATGGCACGGTCACATTGTGGTCACCGAACTCGTCACAGCCGTTGGTTAAACTTCTCGCCCACAGAGGGCCTGTGCGGTCACTTGCAGTCGACCGGGAGGGACGATACATGGTGTCGGCAGGGCAGGACAACCGGATGGCCATCTGGGACATCCGAAACTTCAAGGAGGCCGTCTCCAGCTACTTCACCAGATCACCCGCGTCGTCCGTCGCAATATCAGACACGGGCCTCACGGCGGTCGGGTGGGGGACCAAGACGACCGTCTGGAAGGGCCTCTTCTCGAAGGAGAAACCGGTGCAAGAAAAGGTCCAGAGCCCCTACATGACGTGGGGCGGCGATGGCCAGTCGATCGAGCGCGTACGGTGGTGCCCGTTCGAGGACGTGCTCGGCATCGGGCACTCCCAGGGCTTCTCGTCCATCATCATccccggcgctggcgaggcCAACTACGACGCGCTCGAAGTCAACCCGTTCGAGACCAAGAAGCAGCGGCAGGAGGGCGAGGTCAAGGCCCTGCTGAACAAGCTGCAGCCCGAGATGATCGCGCTCGACCCCAACTTCATCGGCAACCTGGACCTGCGGTCCGAgaagcagcggcaggccgagaGGGACCTGGACGCCCCGGCGGTGGACATCGCCGAGGAGATCCGGAACCGGGCGCGGGGGAAGAACAGCGCGCTGAAGAAGTACCTGCGCAAGCAGCGCAAGAAGAACATCATCGACGAGAAGCGACTCAAGGTCGAGGAGATGTACAAGGAGATgcaggagaagaaggacgaGCGGCACAAGGAGCGGCAGGCCCAGCTGGGGCCGACGCTGTCGAGATTCGTGCGGAAGGAGTAGGAAGTAATGATACCCGGATGACCTGGCCATGCATGCTATTCCGTGATGGCAAGGTGCTGTGTGGGAGGCTTACTCCTCTGTCGTAGCACTCACTCCGTGCGGTATTGGGGTATCAACCAAGACCCAGCGCCGGTCCGTCGTAGTGGCGTCGCGTCTCGCACTACCTTGCGATTCCTTCCCATCTTTGCCACCACATAATAACAACGCCGACCTGTTGCCAACAATGAGTCGCCGTGACCCAGAACCCGGACCGTTATGCGCCTGCCCATCCATTCTATCAAACTCCATACTCTTTTGCTTTTTTTCCCCAGTCTAGGACTTTCCATATTCCCTGTAATCTCTCACAAGAGCTTCAAATGCCCCGTCACCGCATCGACTATgctcttcggcgccggcccgacgccgagcacGGTCCTGCTCCCGGACGCGATCTGCGTCCTGCCGGCGTCGGTGATCACCTCGGCCGTCACCCCGAGGCTCCGGGCCCGGCCCAtcagctccagcagctcgtcctcgCTCTTAACCTGCACGGCGATCTTGGCCTGCCCGAGCCGCTCCCACTGGCGCAGGATCTTGGCGTCGGCCGACTGCGGGCGTgcctgcgcggcgcgcagcagcgacTTGTAGCACGCGAGCGTGGCATGCGAGCATTGCGCGGCGATCTTGCCTGCGAGCCGCAAAGTGAAACGTTTAGCCAGGGTCAATTAAAGCGACGGAGACGAAAAAGAAGGGAAAGAAAATGAACCTACCCTTCGTCATCCCCAAATCCGTCCTGACCACCAACACCAATTTACACTCCTCATTCGGATTAAaccgcctccccgccgccgcggccaccgCCCCTTCCCCGGGACCCGCACTCGCCCGCAAGCCCTGGCGGcggtcggcgtcctcgccgttgGCCCAGTTGGGCGCGTGGTCCAGCAGcgactcgtcctcgtcgacatCCGACTCTTCGCTCTCGACCGGGTCCTGCAGgttggcggcgcgctcggccgccagcgccggcgacaCCAGCCAGCCGCGCACCGCGTACACGCCGAGCCCGAAGCCCGTCAGCAGGGCGATGATGCTGGtcgtcaccaccaccgcggaGGATACCTCGGACATGGCGTgtgtcttttgtctttcttttgttttcttttcctcctttGTCCTTGAGGGTGGATGGGCGGTTTGGGCGGGAGGTAAGGAGGGACGCGGCGGGAAACAAATCGGGGTCGTGGCTAGCGGGCAGTTCCGGTCCGCTCTGCTAGGTCGGTCGGGTCTTGAATCGGGTGCAAACACTGGTCGTGTGCCaatgtattccgtacactgAGTGAATGTTTAAGTTGCGGGTCCTGCCTCGAGAATGCAAGCTTGCCGGGACCCACCGTCCGGAGACCCACAGACGGAGGTTCACGGTCCACCTCCGGCCGGGGGGTCGGATGCCGGTGAGAGACATCTTCGCAGCCCAATCTCGTCTATGCGGTATTGTCGATTGCATGCCAAACTTCCAGCTAATAGTCATATAGGAAGGAGTAAAAGATCAATCCATCTTCCTGAGGGCAGGATAAAATCCAATGTTTTAGACGGCAGAGGATAATACAGTGCATGCGCCGGAGTACACTGTCCCAGCTTATCGGAGCAGCTACTTTGTTCAGTGCAGGCACAATAAAAGTACAGTTGCGCACACTGTGTGCTCAATGCTCGCATCACCCCACCTTCTCACTTACTCTGGGTGCCGCTCAAAGATAGCGTACCCCTCTCGCTCACTGAACCTCTTTGAAGTGGCCGAAACAGAACTTAGACAACAGTGCTCCCGTGATGGGCTCATGACACTGGCTTGAGGGCGTTGCTCAGTGCACCACATCAAACCCTGAAAGACATGGCCCAGCCCCGCACCGTCATCATTGGCATCAGCGGCTGCTCCTCCAGCGGCAAGACCACGCTGGCCCGGCTACTACGCGACATCTTCCCCGAGACCTTCATTCTCCATGAAGACGACTTCTACAAGCCCGAGTCAGAGTACATCCCCCCATACCCCTTTCTCCCTTTGTCCACTCCTGCTGACTCCGCCGaaccccccctcccccaacAAGACTCCCTCACAAAGATGGATTCCTCGACTGGGACTGTCTTGAAGCAATCTCCATCCCCGACCTCGAGGCTGCCCTGCGCCACATCCGCGAAACGGGCTCAGTACCAGTCAGTCCCAACGTGTCCCCCTCCGCAACCACCGCCATCTCTTCTTGCCCCCCCAGATCCGCCTCGCTCTCCCACCGCAGCAACCACGGCTgtcccccttcccctcccctcctgcctccctcgccgccccgTACCCCCCTggactcctcctcctcttcgtcatccttgtcctcgccgtcgtcgtcgactaGCTCACTCACCACAACCCCGACCCCACGGGTCCGCCTCCCGCCGACACAGCCCACGCTCCTCTCCATACAAGACCTGAACTCCGTCGGCCCCTGCCCGGCCACGCCCTCGCAGATCGCCGACTGCGCCGCCAGAGTCCGCGCCTGGCTATCCCCAGGCCAGCCGGGCTCGCTCATCTTCCCAGGGGCGGCGTCCCATCCCCCTTCCGAGCCCGCAACCGGCCCCAACCCcaacaaccccaaccccaactcCGACCAACCACAACCCCCAGCAAAACGACCAGCCCCGCCAACCCGCCTCTGCATCCTCGAGGGCTTCCTGCTCTACGCGCCCCGGCCCCACCCGCTGGCGGAGCACGTCACCTCGCTGCTCGACATCAAGCTCTTCCTGCGCGCGAGCCGGGaggccgcgctgcgccgccgcgccgcccgcgacggCTACGTCACGCTCGAGGGCTTCTGGAAGGACCCGCCGGGCTACGTCGAGCGGGTGGTCTGGCCCAACTACGTCGACGCGCACCGCTGGCTgttcgagggcggcgtggtcgagggcggccgggTGGACGCGGCGGTTCTGGCCAGGGAGGGGATTCGGGTCGTTGATCGCGTGGTTCGTCGTTctggggaggggggaagggaaaaggaaggggaaggggaggtggtggaggtggagcaggaggaggatgtgGAGTTTGGGAAGGTGTTGGAGTGGGCTGTGAGGGTGGTCATGGAGGAGTTGGAGCGGATCTGCTTGCCGCGGAATGAAGTAGGGAAGTGAAAGGGAGGGAGGAGCAGGGGTGTGCGACTTTTATGAATTATAGAGGAGAGGGGAGGCGAGAGTGGGAAGACGGCGTATAAGGGCCGGTAGACATGATGGATTTGTCCCGTGATAATAGACTTGGCGACAAATGCTGGAGCCTGCTGTTTAGATTGGGTTCCTGAATTAGGCATGCAACGAGTATGGAACGGCGGGACGGAGACTCGAATTTCCTGGTGACCACTGCTCATGCTGGTCGGATTCATGTCGATGAACCAAATGCTCGGTGGAGCGTGTCGTGTAATGATGCTGTCTACGGACCTAAAAGCCGGATAATTATCGTCAACCGGCTTCCCTTCTTATCCCCCTTCCGGCCGGTCACCCCTCCGATCCGTCATCATCACCCACTAACTCACCCCCTATCACCCACGAAACTCCAAATGGCGGGTTCTCCCCTCCTACCGCCAAGTACCATTCACCGTCTGCGCCGGGCACGGCACTACCTCCCCACTTCCTTCTTTCCCACCACACGACgaccccgtccccgtccccgttGCCGTCCCCGTCCCGCCCGCCGCACCAACAGCCAGAACCAACCTGCGATCCGGATCCGACTCCCACACCACGCTCCCATCCGGCTGCACCTTGACATACTTATACAGCACCGTCCGGCCCGCCGCGTCTGCGCCCGCTGATATCGGCACGGTGATGCTCCACAGCGGATCCGCGGCCGAGTACGCGGACGCAGACAGCGGCACTGCGCGCACCGGGTCCCACGCGCCGAGCTCCGGCGCGCTGCCGACCACCCTCACCGCCTCGCCCCAGCGGGTCGCCACGCGCGCGTGGAACGCGACGTAGACGGTCGCcgcgtccgcggcggcgcagcagcccgAGGGTAAAGGTGCGGGAGCAGCCGGGGGGGTCGCGGTCGGGTTGGGGGTCTGGCTGggcgggaagggggaggcggaggacgccgcggcggtggcgggggcgTAGCTGCCCGCGACTTGGACGCGGGCGCAGGTGCTCGGGAGGGTTGGGCcgtgggcggccgcggccgaccaGCCTGGCGTGGGGACGATGCCCGcgcggcggtcggcggcggagaggaAGGCCGCGTACGACCAGGtcaggtcggcggcggaggtgggcGCGCCGGTGGCGCGGTCGTATTGCTCGGCTAGAGAGCCGTCCGCGGGGGTGTACTTGGCTGCGACGGCCATGAAGTCGTCGGCGTAGGCGGAGACGGCGGAGAGGATGGCTTGGTAGGTCTGGGAGGACGAGGGGTAGGTGCCGGCTGCGAGCGAGGGGACGAGGTCTTGGAAGAAGGTCAGCGAGAGCGGGGTCACGGTGATGGAGCCTTGTTTCTTCCAGACGTAGATGGCGTCGTAgagctgctcggccgtcGCGAAATTGGCGAGGTACCACGGGTTGCCGTTGAAGTAGACGTCTTCGGCGTATCGGCCCACGGCGACGGCCCTGCCTTGGGGGATGCCCGCATTGATGGGATAGAGGGAGCGGAACGAGTCGACGTAGGCCTTGTGGTTCGACAGGGCCTTGTCGCTGCATGGCTGGAACGTCGTGGCGTCGCAGCCCACGGCCGGATCAAAGGTGTGGATCGATGCCAGGACAGAGTTGACGTCCTTGCCAGTCCGAGCCGTGCCGGTGTTGACTACCCGGTTGTCAGACGAGCGCGGCTACCCAGTCGGTGTGTTGCTGACCGAAACTTACTGTTGGAGACAACGTAGCCGCCATCAGCCTTCCAAAAGGTCTGCTGAAAGCATAGGATGTGTGGGGCAGCAGTGATGCAGGCGCGGCATTCGGTGCCCAGCTGGGCGGCAAGAGCAGCGCCCTCGACGAGAGCTGTTGTTCCGTGTCAGTTTGTGGTTCGAGCGCGAACCTCAGAACAAAAACTGACCCCTGTGGTTGCTGGCAATGGTGAAGAACGAGCTGCAGGGAACCTCTTCCCAGAGATCGAAGCCTGTCTCGTTCCTGAACAGCGTTAGTGTCCCGAAGACTGCCAAGTGGTTGGAACCTCGGGACGACCTACCAGTACTGGGCAATGTAAGCCAGATCGTTCTTGATCACGGGCCAGACTACGTCCTTGGCCGTTGAGGCGTAGCCGTTGCCAATCAGCCACTTGGCATACCGGGCGAGCGCGATAGCCCGCAGAGCAGGGCCGTCCCTTTGGGGCCGGCCCCACTGGCCGGAGAACGGCGTCAGGTCGACCATGAATTTGGGCTCGCCGAGAccagcgccgtcggcgaggcTGCCCGAGGGGTTTGAGACCTCCTGGAGCTTGGCCTGGGCGACAACGTAGTTCTGAATGGCGCTCTGCAAGGTGGCCGAGTAGTTGCGGGCGAGCGAGTCCACGACGCCCGTGAGAACGAGGGCAGCGTCTCTGGTCCACGTGTACCAGTCTACTGCGTCTCAGCATGCTTGCGCCGTCGAAGTTCAGACTTCAGGGCGCTCACTTACAGTCCGGGTTGGACTTGGAGGGGCTCGCAACCACGACGCCCGACGCAgcaccggccgccgcgcagccgtCGGGGCCGACATTGCAGAGCAGCTTGCTCCAAGCGACGGACGTCTCGCTGCTGATGAACGAGTCGACGAACCGCTGGAGCAGGGCGCCCTCCCGCCTAGCGCGGGGATCGGCTTCGGGGCGTCCGAGGACGGCCTGGACGGCGCACGCACCCAGAACGAGCAGGGACGAGAAGGCGTGCATGGCGGGCAGGAGGAATCCAGATGCGTTGGAATAGTTGGAGGGGACGAGGCTTTGAGCATAGACTGCTAGGCCGTCCATGACTAGCCCGTCTTATGCTCGTGGAGCACCAGTCCCCTTCTCATCTGCATTGGGGTCAGCCAACGGGCTGGTCCTGATGTAAGTCGTGTTAAGTCGCACTGCGCTGGTTCCACGATGTTGCGCTGGATGTTGCGCATGCAGGCAAAGGGTCGACATCCATTCGGCAGTGGCTAAGGGCCGGTGCTTGGCCGGTGCTTCTTGCCGCGATTCCACGCTCCGTGACCGTCAAGTCGGTCGCG
The nucleotide sequence above comes from Thermothielavioides terrestris NRRL 8126 chromosome 6, complete sequence. Encoded proteins:
- a CDS encoding glycoside hydrolase family 15 protein (CAZy_ID 269771) — translated: MHAFSSLLVLGACAVQAVLGRPEADPRARREGALLQRFVDSFISSETSVAWSKLLCNVGPDGCAAAGAASGVVVASPSKSNPDYWYTWTRDAALVLTGVVDSLARNYSATLQSAIQNYVVAQAKLQEVSNPSGSLADGAGLGEPKFMVDLTPFSGQWGRPQRDGPALRAIALARYAKWLIGNGYASTAKDVVWPVIKNDLAYIAQYWNETGFDLWEEVPCSSFFTIASNHRALVEGAALAAQLGTECRACITAAPHILCFQQTFWKADGGYVVSNINTGTARTGKDVNSVLASIHTFDPAVGCDATTFQPCSDKALSNHKAYVDSFRSLYPINAGIPQGRAVAVGRYAEDVYFNGNPWYLANFATAEQLYDAIYVWKKQGSITVTPLSLTFFQDLVPSLAAGTYPSSSQTYQAILSAVSAYADDFMAVAAKYTPADGSLAEQYDRATGAPTSAADLTWSYAAFLSAADRRAGIVPTPGWSAAAAHGPTLPSTCARVQVAGSYAPATAAASSASPFPPSQTPNPTATPPAAPAPLPSGCCAAADAATVYVAFHARVATRWGEAVRVVGSAPELGAWDPVRAVPLSASAYSAADPLWSITVPISAGADAAGRTVLYKYVKVQPDGSVVWESDPDRRLVLAVGSGEVVPCPAQTVNGTWR